One window from the genome of Flavobacterium agricola encodes:
- a CDS encoding TonB-dependent siderophore receptor produces the protein MKRIYILCCVLLFVGAHAQQKDTINDNYLHEIIIEKFIVKNSDYSNKMPLKAIENPQVYSSIDKQVLENQSIFTIDEAYRNVTGLQKMWGATNRAGDGGSYVSLRGFTTNNSLRNGLIGPVSTTIDAVNIEKIEVLKGPSATLFGSAASSYGGVVNRVTKTPYDSLGGNVSVSGGSYNFYRAQADINTPLTKDKRLLFRLNTAYTTEGTFQMKNANNRSFAFTPVVTYKVNDKLDLKFEYELFKTKSTAETAFFYLSKATTGVTNMKDLASLGLDYKQSYMGKGLYTDATVSNLFAQGTYKINNHIKSSTHVNTSYSKSDGYGPYFSLSLNPADNLLYVNRADQSTDNSKKEYFQVQQNFNFDYRFGEMRNRTVVGFDYMAVKDRIRYIYLENGNFDAVPASGYSDYGNFNKNSLAEAYAKGPVSTYNQLGNTDVISGYISNVFTPLPGFNIMAGVRYEHNHFKGGSLWVNELPAYKQASWSPKLGLVYELVKNRFSVFGNYQNSFKSNGYYYSDAEGNSSLADPEKANQVEGGFKTNLFRGRLNASLSYYNIDVKNTLYILGYIPETFNAYQDQSGKLNSQGVELEVNAYLLKGFSFIGGISYNHSKFIKADPTVQGRRPYTAGSPWLANFNASYEFLEGNLKGLGFGIGGNYASNNRILNQWDTTTNTENIFTLPNYFILNANAYYDAKKFRIAVKVDNLTNEKYWVGFSTANPQKLLNATATLTYKF, from the coding sequence ATGAAACGTATTTATATTCTGTGTTGTGTTTTGTTGTTCGTTGGTGCCCATGCACAACAAAAAGACACCATTAACGACAATTATTTACATGAAATTATTATTGAGAAGTTCATTGTAAAAAATTCTGATTATAGCAACAAAATGCCTTTAAAGGCAATAGAAAATCCTCAGGTTTATTCTTCTATTGATAAACAAGTACTAGAAAATCAATCTATTTTTACTATTGATGAAGCGTACCGCAACGTTACCGGATTACAAAAAATGTGGGGCGCAACCAATCGTGCCGGCGATGGCGGATCGTACGTAAGCTTACGCGGATTTACCACAAACAATTCTTTACGCAATGGTTTAATCGGTCCTGTTTCTACAACTATTGATGCCGTAAATATTGAAAAAATTGAAGTTTTAAAAGGCCCGTCGGCAACCTTATTTGGGAGTGCAGCATCATCTTACGGTGGTGTAGTAAACCGCGTAACCAAAACGCCGTACGACAGCTTAGGCGGCAACGTTTCAGTTTCTGGCGGTAGTTATAATTTTTACCGAGCGCAAGCAGATATAAATACGCCATTAACTAAAGACAAGCGTTTGTTGTTCCGCTTAAACACCGCTTATACAACCGAAGGTACATTTCAGATGAAAAATGCCAACAACCGTTCTTTTGCATTTACACCAGTTGTTACCTACAAAGTAAACGACAAGTTAGATTTAAAGTTTGAATACGAGTTGTTTAAAACCAAATCTACCGCAGAAACTGCCTTTTTTTACTTATCTAAAGCAACAACCGGCGTTACCAATATGAAAGATTTGGCTAGCTTGGGCTTAGATTACAAACAATCGTACATGGGCAAAGGCTTATATACAGATGCTACCGTGAGCAATTTATTTGCACAAGGAACCTATAAAATAAACAATCATATAAAATCATCAACCCACGTAAACACGTCATATTCTAAATCGGACGGATACGGACCCTATTTTTCTTTATCGTTAAATCCAGCAGATAACTTATTGTACGTTAACAGAGCCGATCAATCAACCGATAACAGTAAAAAAGAATATTTTCAGGTTCAACAAAACTTCAACTTTGATTATCGCTTTGGAGAAATGCGCAACAGAACCGTGGTTGGTTTTGATTACATGGCCGTGAAAGATCGCATTCGCTATATCTATTTAGAAAACGGAAATTTTGATGCCGTTCCGGCTTCAGGTTACAGCGATTATGGAAATTTTAATAAAAACAGCTTAGCAGAAGCTTACGCAAAAGGCCCAGTAAGCACCTACAATCAGCTTGGCAATACCGATGTTATTAGCGGTTATATTTCTAACGTATTTACTCCGTTACCTGGTTTTAACATTATGGCCGGCGTGCGTTACGAGCATAATCATTTTAAAGGCGGAAGCTTATGGGTTAATGAATTACCTGCTTACAAACAAGCTTCGTGGTCGCCTAAATTAGGATTGGTTTACGAGTTGGTTAAAAATCGTTTTTCGGTATTCGGAAATTACCAAAACAGCTTTAAAAGCAACGGATATTATTACAGCGATGCCGAAGGAAATTCATCTTTAGCCGATCCGGAAAAAGCAAATCAGGTAGAAGGTGGATTTAAAACCAATTTATTCAGAGGCCGATTAAATGCATCCTTAAGCTATTATAATATAGATGTAAAAAATACTTTATACATTTTAGGATATATTCCTGAAACGTTTAACGCTTACCAAGATCAATCAGGTAAGTTAAACAGCCAAGGCGTAGAATTAGAAGTTAATGCTTATTTACTAAAAGGATTCTCATTTATTGGTGGGATAAGCTACAACCATTCTAAATTTATTAAAGCAGATCCAACCGTTCAGGGCAGACGTCCGTACACAGCAGGTTCACCTTGGTTAGCCAACTTTAATGCAAGCTATGAATTTTTAGAAGGCAATTTAAAAGGATTAGGTTTTGGAATTGGCGGTAATTACGCAAGCAACAACCGTATTTTAAACCAATGGGACACCACCACAAACACCGAAAACATTTTTACGTTACCCAACTATTTTATTTTAAACGCCAATGCGTATTACGATGCTAAAAAATTTAGAATCGCAGTTAAGGTTGATAATTTAACGAACGAAAAATATTGGGTAGGTTTCTCAACCGCAAATCCGCAAAAATTACTAAACGCCACAGCAACTTTAACTTACAAATTTTAA
- the kbl gene encoding glycine C-acetyltransferase: MYGNIKEHLSKELKNIKDAGLYKSERIITSPQGAEITISTGQKVINFCANNYLGLSSHPEVVQAAKDTMDSHGFGMSSVRFICGTQDIHKQLEKTIADFYGTEDTILYAAAFDANGGVFEPLLGEEDCIISDSLNHASIIDGVRLCKAARYRYANNDMQDLEKQLQQAQADGRRFKLIVTDGVFSMDGLVAPLDAICDLADKYDALVMVDECHAAGFIGATGKGTLEAKNVMGRVDIITGTLGKALGGAMGGYTTAKKEIIEILRQRSRPYLFSNSLAPSIVGASLKVFELLQNDTALRDKLEWNTNYFKAGLRKAGFDFIDGDSAIVPVMLYDAKLSQIMADELLEKGIYVIGFFYPVVPKDKARIRVQLSAAHTQEHLDKAIQAFTEVGKKLGVLS, from the coding sequence ATGTACGGAAATATTAAAGAACATTTATCGAAAGAGTTAAAAAACATAAAAGACGCTGGCTTATATAAAAGCGAAAGAATTATTACTTCGCCACAAGGAGCAGAAATCACTATTTCAACAGGTCAAAAAGTAATTAACTTTTGTGCAAACAATTATTTAGGGTTATCCTCACATCCTGAGGTTGTACAAGCAGCTAAAGATACTATGGATTCTCACGGTTTTGGTATGTCTTCTGTACGCTTTATTTGCGGTACTCAAGATATTCATAAACAATTAGAAAAAACAATTGCCGATTTTTATGGCACTGAAGATACTATTTTGTATGCTGCAGCGTTTGATGCAAACGGAGGTGTTTTTGAACCTTTGTTAGGAGAAGAAGATTGTATCATTTCAGATAGCTTAAATCACGCTTCAATTATTGATGGAGTACGTTTATGTAAAGCAGCGCGTTATCGTTATGCAAATAACGATATGCAAGATTTGGAAAAACAATTGCAACAAGCGCAAGCAGACGGACGTCGTTTTAAATTGATTGTTACAGATGGTGTTTTCTCTATGGATGGATTAGTTGCTCCTTTAGATGCTATTTGTGATTTAGCTGATAAATACGATGCCTTAGTTATGGTAGATGAATGCCATGCTGCAGGTTTTATTGGTGCAACCGGAAAAGGAACGCTAGAAGCTAAAAATGTAATGGGCCGTGTAGATATTATTACCGGAACTTTAGGTAAAGCATTAGGTGGAGCAATGGGTGGTTATACAACTGCTAAAAAAGAAATTATTGAAATTTTACGCCAACGTTCTCGTCCGTATTTGTTTTCAAATTCATTAGCACCATCTATTGTTGGCGCATCTTTAAAAGTTTTTGAATTGTTACAAAACGATACTGCTTTACGTGATAAATTAGAATGGAATACCAATTACTTTAAAGCAGGTTTAAGAAAGGCAGGTTTTGATTTTATTGATGGAGATTCTGCAATTGTACCAGTTATGTTGTACGATGCAAAATTGTCGCAAATCATGGCCGATGAGTTGTTAGAAAAAGGAATTTACGTAATAGGTTTTTTCTACCCAGTTGTTCCGAAAGATAAAGCGCGTATTCGTGTGCAATTATCTGCCGCTCATACACAAGAACATTTAGATAAAGCTATTCAGGCTTTTACAGAAGTTGGTAAAAAATTAGGAGTTTTAAGTTAA
- a CDS encoding PepSY-associated TM helix domain-containing protein, with the protein MNKHTKQQTRPNKFRKTLKKLHLYLGLLVGFLVFFISITGCLYVFKDEVENYQRKEYMFLDKAEYQGKQKLELKTLEKIVENQLQEEYPVHWVNVSIDSARTYQFYYYERDEHAWNYFDEFPIYKSAYVNQYTGEILKVYDEKLTFFNIVKNLHWGYLLNSDWGKYATGIPVIIFMFMTISGIILWWPKNKAARKQRFWFRWKNVKSWKRKNYDMHNIVGFYASIFGLIFSITGLFYAFLVVQALVYFVFSGGNTTYPEFSQYQTVDPIELKTDQTLDIIADKVIELYPDATLFSIDLGNEHMDDHEHPNFEVYVKHLSYSYHKSSSLVFDEHSGRLLHQHDPEDKDFGEKVVSANYDLHVGAILGLPSKIIAFIASLMCASLPVTGFLIWWGKRKKEKK; encoded by the coding sequence ATGAACAAGCACACAAAACAACAAACCAGACCAAACAAATTCAGAAAAACACTAAAAAAACTGCACTTGTACCTGGGTTTACTTGTTGGCTTTTTAGTGTTTTTTATATCGATTACCGGATGTTTGTATGTATTTAAAGACGAGGTAGAAAATTACCAACGTAAAGAATACATGTTTCTTGACAAAGCGGAATATCAGGGAAAACAAAAACTAGAGCTTAAAACACTAGAAAAAATTGTAGAAAACCAATTGCAAGAAGAATATCCGGTGCATTGGGTTAACGTATCTATTGACAGCGCACGTACCTATCAATTTTATTATTATGAAAGAGATGAGCACGCGTGGAATTATTTTGATGAATTCCCGATTTACAAATCGGCTTATGTAAACCAATATACGGGCGAAATATTAAAAGTTTATGACGAAAAACTTACGTTTTTTAACATCGTAAAAAACTTACATTGGGGCTATTTACTAAATTCAGATTGGGGCAAATATGCAACAGGAATTCCGGTTATCATTTTTATGTTTATGACTATTTCGGGCATTATTCTTTGGTGGCCCAAAAATAAAGCTGCACGCAAGCAACGTTTTTGGTTTAGATGGAAAAATGTAAAAAGTTGGAAACGCAAAAATTACGACATGCATAACATTGTTGGCTTTTACGCATCAATTTTCGGTCTCATATTTTCTATTACCGGTTTGTTTTATGCCTTTCTTGTGGTACAAGCTTTAGTTTATTTTGTTTTTTCTGGCGGAAACACAACATATCCAGAATTTTCGCAGTATCAAACCGTAGATCCGATTGAATTAAAAACCGATCAAACTTTAGATATTATTGCAGATAAAGTAATCGAATTGTACCCCGACGCAACCTTATTTTCGATTGATTTAGGAAACGAACACATGGACGATCACGAACATCCTAACTTTGAGGTTTATGTAAAACATTTGTCGTATTCGTATCACAAATCGAGCAGTTTAGTTTTTGATGAACATTCCGGACGTTTGTTGCACCAGCACGATCCTGAAGATAAAGATTTTGGAGAAAAGGTTGTAAGCGCCAATTACGATTTGCACGTAGGTGCAATTTTAGGTTTACCTTCTAAAATAATTGCTTTTATTGCCAGCTTAATGTGTGCAAGTTTACCCGTAACCGGATTTTTAATTTGGTGGGGAAAAAGAAAAAAAGAGAAGAAATAA
- the metG gene encoding methionine--tRNA ligase — MIQDPKRYTVTAALPYTNGPIHIGHLAGVYVPADIYARFLRQQNKDVAFICGSDEHGVAISMKAKKEGVSPQEIIDKYNKIISESFAEFGISFDNYSRTSAKIHHDTASEFFRKLYDDGKFNEEVTEQLYDAEADQFLADRFVVGTCPKCGNEGAYGDQCEKCGTSLNATDLINPKSTITGSVPVLKETKHWFLPLDQYEAFLRDWILEGHKNDWKPNVYGQVKSWLEDGLRPRAVTRDLDWGIDVPVEGAEGKKLYVWFDAPIGYISSTKEWAAREGKDWEPYWKDESTKLVHFIGKDNIVFHCIIFPAMLKAEGSYILPDNVPANEFLNLEGNKLSTSKNWAVWLNEYLVDFPEKQDVLRYALTSNAPETKDNDFTWKDFQARNNNELVAIFGNFINRVVVLSNKYYNGIIPTPNAFTEVDEQVLAELKAYPAVIASSIERYRFREALGEMMNVARLGNKYLADEEPWKLIKTDEERVKTQMYVALQIAAALSTLAEPFLPFSATKLKNMLHIDAIAWNKISETSDLIPAGHQIGQAELLFAKIEDEEIQKQIDRLEATKVANAAEAKQAEPQKELTQFDDFAKIDLRVGTIIEAEKMPKANKLLVLKVDTGIDVRTIVSGIAEHFTPEEVIGKQVTVLVNLAPRKLRGVESEGMLLLTETKEGKLVFVNPDEAGVYNGATIG; from the coding sequence ATGATTCAAGATCCTAAAAGATACACCGTTACTGCGGCTTTGCCGTATACAAACGGTCCTATACATATTGGACATTTAGCGGGTGTATATGTTCCGGCAGATATTTATGCACGTTTTTTACGTCAACAAAACAAAGATGTAGCTTTTATTTGCGGTTCGGACGAGCACGGGGTAGCTATTTCTATGAAGGCAAAAAAAGAAGGAGTTTCCCCTCAAGAAATTATAGATAAATACAACAAAATAATAAGCGAATCGTTTGCCGAATTCGGTATTTCGTTTGATAATTATTCACGCACTTCTGCCAAAATTCATCACGATACAGCATCAGAATTTTTTAGAAAATTATATGATGATGGGAAATTTAATGAAGAAGTTACCGAGCAATTGTACGATGCAGAAGCCGATCAGTTTTTGGCCGATCGTTTTGTGGTAGGAACTTGCCCAAAATGTGGTAACGAAGGTGCTTATGGAGATCAGTGTGAAAAATGCGGAACATCATTAAACGCAACCGATTTAATCAATCCAAAATCAACCATTACCGGTTCTGTTCCAGTTTTAAAAGAAACAAAACACTGGTTTTTACCATTAGATCAGTACGAAGCTTTTTTACGTGATTGGATTTTAGAAGGGCATAAAAACGATTGGAAGCCAAATGTTTACGGACAAGTAAAATCTTGGCTTGAAGACGGATTAAGACCGCGCGCCGTAACTCGTGATTTAGATTGGGGAATTGACGTTCCGGTTGAAGGTGCCGAAGGCAAAAAACTTTACGTTTGGTTTGATGCGCCAATCGGATATATTTCGTCAACTAAAGAATGGGCAGCTCGTGAAGGCAAAGATTGGGAACCTTACTGGAAAGATGAAAGCACCAAACTAGTTCATTTTATCGGGAAAGATAATATTGTTTTCCATTGCATAATTTTCCCAGCTATGTTAAAGGCTGAAGGAAGTTATATTTTACCAGATAACGTGCCTGCAAACGAATTCTTGAATTTAGAAGGCAACAAATTGTCAACTTCTAAAAACTGGGCCGTTTGGTTAAACGAATATTTAGTAGATTTTCCAGAAAAGCAAGATGTATTGCGTTATGCGCTAACATCTAACGCACCAGAAACAAAAGATAACGATTTTACATGGAAAGATTTTCAAGCACGTAACAATAATGAATTGGTTGCTATTTTCGGAAACTTTATTAACCGTGTTGTTGTTTTATCTAATAAATATTACAACGGAATTATTCCAACTCCTAACGCATTTACTGAGGTTGATGAACAAGTTTTAGCTGAGTTAAAAGCATATCCAGCAGTTATTGCAAGTTCTATTGAGCGTTACCGTTTCCGCGAAGCGCTTGGTGAAATGATGAATGTTGCCCGTTTAGGAAATAAATATTTAGCTGACGAAGAACCTTGGAAGTTAATTAAAACGGACGAAGAACGTGTAAAAACGCAAATGTATGTAGCGTTGCAAATTGCAGCAGCTTTATCTACTTTGGCAGAACCGTTTTTACCTTTCTCGGCAACCAAACTAAAAAATATGTTACATATTGATGCAATTGCTTGGAATAAAATTTCTGAAACTTCAGATTTAATTCCAGCCGGGCATCAAATAGGACAAGCAGAATTGCTATTTGCGAAGATTGAAGATGAAGAAATTCAGAAACAAATCGACAGATTAGAAGCAACAAAAGTTGCAAACGCTGCAGAAGCAAAACAAGCTGAACCGCAAAAAGAATTAACGCAGTTTGATGATTTTGCTAAAATTGATTTACGAGTAGGGACCATTATTGAGGCAGAAAAAATGCCAAAAGCAAACAAATTATTGGTTTTAAAAGTAGATACCGGAATTGATGTTCGTACCATTGTTTCGGGCATTGCAGAACATTTTACGCCAGAAGAAGTTATTGGCAAACAAGTTACTGTTTTAGTAAACTTAGCACCTAGAAAATTACGCGGTGTAGAAAGTGAAGGAATGCTTTTACTTACTGAAACAAAAGAAGGTAAGTTGGTGTTTGTAAACCCAGATGAAGCTGGTGTTTATAACGGTGCAACTATTGGATAA
- a CDS encoding superoxide dismutase, producing the protein MAFELPKLPYAYDALEPYIDAQTMEIHHSKHHNAYTTNLNAAIAGTELEGKSIEEILKNLDLSKAAVRNNGGGFFNHNLFWEVMAPNGGGEPTGELAAAIVADFGSFEAFKDAFSKAGAGQFGSGWAWLCVKDGKLEVCGTPNQDNPLMPGVGCGGTPILGMDVWEHAYYLKYQNKRPDYINAFFNVINWAEVAKRYAAAK; encoded by the coding sequence ATGGCTTTCGAATTACCTAAATTACCTTACGCGTACGATGCGTTAGAACCATATATTGATGCACAAACAATGGAAATTCACCATTCTAAACATCATAATGCTTACACAACTAATTTAAACGCAGCTATTGCTGGAACTGAATTAGAAGGAAAATCTATTGAAGAAATTTTAAAAAACTTAGATTTATCTAAAGCAGCTGTTAGAAATAATGGTGGTGGTTTTTTTAACCACAACTTATTTTGGGAAGTAATGGCTCCAAACGGTGGCGGTGAACCAACTGGTGAATTAGCAGCAGCTATTGTAGCTGACTTCGGATCTTTCGAAGCTTTTAAAGATGCTTTTTCTAAAGCTGGAGCTGGACAATTTGGTTCTGGTTGGGCTTGGTTATGTGTTAAAGATGGTAAGTTAGAAGTTTGCGGAACTCCAAACCAAGACAACCCATTAATGCCAGGTGTTGGATGTGGTGGAACTCCTATTTTAGGAATGGATGTGTGGGAACATGCGTACTACTTAAAATACCAAAACAAACGCCCTGATTATATTAATGCATTTTTTAATGTAATTAACTGGGCAGAAGTTGCAAAACGTTACGCAGCAGCAAAATAA
- a CDS encoding UvrD-helicase domain-containing protein, which produces MSSPNFLIYDASAGSGKTFTLTKEYLKILLAAPTVDAYKKILAITFTNKAVNEMKSRIVSNLIAFGEEEISPDSADMLKAIGSELGLDNDTIKQKSRAIIKNIIHNYASFDISTIDKFTHRLIRTFAIDLELPATFEVSLDKSSLIKEAVDRIIAKAGSTNEKQLTHLLLDFALTKVNESGSWDFTRELVSIGNLIGDENHDKELEAIQNISLDNFIEIRKEVIENRNVIHESVCNLAQQLLSFISNQPYGVEAFSRKTIPNHLNKIIEGDFTKALEYDNIAVLEKRINKKYIDAVNPDLQTIWQQLETIKNWTGRYLLFDNVVKNITPLSLINTISNEVKQIQKEQNMLLISEFNKLIYNEVQQQPAPFIYERLGDKYNHFFIDEFQDTSEMQWKNLVPLLTNALAGNEVETDLGSVMLVGDAKQSIYRWRGGNPEQFIELSKPDAKDEGFESAKKQVTILETNYRSYDAVVTFNNDFFKFLGSKLNNPDYNKMYEVNSFQKTNNKPGGYVSLQFIPDVKDVDDEVTSDDLYLQKTEVIIRNCLVQGFNYKDIALLTRRRDKGVLLANYLTKNGIPIISSETLLLANADDVNFIISLLHLLRNFNDTEAKFDALFYLKNNYLPENPTHDFIVKGLKTETETEFENFLTTTINRSFNFANHKKQDLYQVCENIIALFLPAKSATAYVQYFLDVVLEQETKQLGLDEFLTFWHNKKEVLSIPSPENMNAVTIMTVHKSKGLEFPVVIFPFVNDRIIRTSGDTLWVDLPSTENIPLNKALISKKGEVVHYSDAIANLFEITNEKITLDTINVLYVALTRAREQLYVISEKKNVKLDAKIIESNSVAAYFLEYLRDIARDVVNDEVFDFGTKQKVSKTEVVQNTNQVIEAVTPGNKPSDAIKLANKEALLWHSGKDEAIDYGNLVHELMASVLHPDQVDFVAEQALRQGKLDYKDFDKIKYLLKNIVNDSKIAAHFNPEALVLNERSIVNANFKTIKPDRVTLVDNKATLLDYKTGAKEESHINQVLEYEKALLNMGYEVVKKTLCYIRIDEVEVVDL; this is translated from the coding sequence GTGAGTTCTCCTAATTTTCTTATTTATGATGCTTCGGCAGGATCGGGCAAAACCTTTACTTTAACTAAAGAATATTTAAAAATATTGTTGGCAGCACCAACTGTTGATGCTTATAAAAAAATATTAGCGATTACGTTTACTAACAAAGCGGTTAATGAAATGAAATCGCGAATTGTTTCTAACTTAATTGCTTTTGGAGAAGAAGAAATCAGCCCCGATTCGGCAGATATGCTTAAAGCCATTGGTAGTGAATTAGGGCTTGATAATGACACGATAAAACAAAAATCGAGAGCGATAATAAAAAACATTATCCACAATTACGCTTCGTTCGATATTTCTACCATTGATAAGTTTACGCATCGATTAATTCGCACCTTTGCTATTGATTTAGAATTACCTGCAACTTTTGAGGTTTCGTTAGATAAAAGCAGCTTAATAAAAGAAGCTGTTGATCGAATTATTGCAAAAGCCGGAAGTACAAACGAGAAGCAATTAACACATTTACTATTAGATTTTGCACTTACTAAGGTAAACGAAAGCGGAAGTTGGGATTTTACGCGCGAACTTGTAAGCATTGGTAATTTAATTGGCGATGAAAATCACGACAAAGAGCTTGAGGCAATACAAAACATATCATTAGATAACTTTATAGAAATTCGAAAAGAGGTTATCGAAAATCGCAATGTAATTCATGAAAGCGTTTGCAATCTTGCGCAGCAATTGCTAAGTTTTATTAGCAATCAGCCGTACGGGGTAGAAGCTTTTTCGCGCAAAACCATTCCCAATCATTTAAATAAAATTATTGAAGGCGATTTTACTAAAGCTTTAGAATACGATAATATTGCCGTGCTAGAAAAACGCATCAACAAAAAATATATAGATGCCGTAAACCCTGATTTACAAACCATTTGGCAACAATTAGAAACTATTAAAAACTGGACCGGTAGGTATCTGTTATTTGATAATGTGGTAAAAAATATTACTCCGTTATCTTTAATTAATACCATTTCTAACGAAGTTAAACAGATTCAGAAAGAGCAAAATATGTTGCTTATTAGTGAATTTAATAAACTTATTTACAACGAGGTGCAACAACAGCCCGCACCTTTTATTTACGAACGTTTAGGCGATAAATACAATCATTTTTTTATTGATGAATTTCAGGACACGTCCGAAATGCAATGGAAAAATTTGGTGCCTTTATTAACAAACGCATTGGCCGGAAATGAGGTAGAAACCGATTTAGGTTCGGTTATGTTGGTGGGCGATGCCAAACAATCTATTTACCGCTGGCGCGGAGGTAATCCGGAGCAGTTTATTGAATTAAGTAAACCCGATGCAAAAGATGAAGGTTTTGAAAGTGCAAAAAAACAAGTTACCATATTAGAAACAAATTACCGAAGTTACGATGCGGTTGTTACGTTTAATAACGATTTTTTTAAGTTTTTGGGCAGCAAGTTAAATAACCCCGATTACAATAAAATGTACGAGGTAAATAGCTTTCAAAAAACAAATAATAAACCAGGCGGATATGTTTCTTTACAATTCATTCCAGATGTTAAAGATGTGGACGATGAGGTAACATCCGACGATTTGTATTTACAAAAAACCGAAGTCATTATTAGAAATTGCTTAGTGCAAGGATTTAATTACAAAGATATTGCTTTGTTAACGCGCCGTCGAGATAAAGGCGTTTTATTGGCTAATTATTTAACAAAAAATGGAATCCCTATTATTTCGTCAGAAACGCTTTTGTTGGCTAATGCTGACGATGTAAACTTTATAATTAGTTTGCTGCATTTGTTGCGTAATTTTAATGATACCGAAGCTAAATTTGATGCTTTGTTTTATTTAAAAAACAACTATTTGCCCGAAAACCCAACGCATGATTTTATTGTTAAAGGCCTTAAAACTGAAACCGAAACCGAGTTTGAAAACTTTTTAACGACAACCATAAACCGATCGTTTAACTTCGCTAACCATAAAAAACAGGATTTATATCAGGTTTGCGAAAATATAATAGCATTATTTTTACCTGCAAAAAGTGCTACGGCTTACGTGCAGTACTTTTTAGATGTGGTTTTAGAACAAGAAACTAAGCAATTAGGATTGGATGAGTTTTTAACTTTTTGGCACAATAAAAAAGAAGTGCTAAGCATCCCATCGCCCGAAAATATGAATGCGGTTACCATTATGACCGTGCATAAATCAAAAGGATTAGAATTTCCTGTGGTTATTTTTCCGTTTGTTAACGATCGCATTATTCGTACTTCGGGAGATACGTTATGGGTTGATTTACCATCAACCGAAAACATTCCGTTAAACAAAGCTTTAATTAGTAAAAAAGGCGAAGTTGTACATTATTCGGATGCAATTGCTAATTTATTTGAAATTACTAACGAAAAAATTACATTAGATACAATTAATGTACTCTATGTTGCGTTAACACGTGCAAGGGAGCAATTGTATGTAATTTCTGAGAAAAAAAATGTTAAACTTGATGCGAAGATTATTGAATCCAATTCGGTTGCAGCTTATTTTTTAGAATATTTAAGAGATATTGCTCGTGATGTTGTAAATGATGAAGTGTTTGATTTTGGAACCAAACAAAAAGTTTCTAAAACCGAAGTTGTTCAAAACACCAATCAGGTTATTGAAGCGGTAACACCGGGTAATAAGCCATCAGATGCAATAAAATTAGCTAACAAAGAAGCGCTGTTATGGCATTCGGGTAAAGATGAAGCGATTGATTACGGAAACTTGGTTCATGAGCTAATGGCATCGGTATTACATCCGGATCAGGTAGATTTTGTTGCTGAGCAAGCTTTAAGACAAGGAAAGCTTGATTATAAAGATTTTGATAAAATAAAATATTTATTAAAAAACATCGTTAATGATTCAAAGATTGCAGCGCACTTCAACCCTGAAGCATTGGTTTTAAACGAACGCAGTATTGTAAATGCTAATTTTAAAACTATAAAACCCGATCGTGTAACTTTAGTTGATAATAAAGCTACGTTGTTAGATTATAAAACGGGCGCTAAAGAAGAATCGCACATCAATCAGGTTTTAGAATATGAAAAGGCTTTGTTAAATATGGGATATGAAGTTGTTAAAAAAACATTGTGTTATATTCGCATTGATGAAGTGGAAGTTGTAGATTTGTAA